The proteins below come from a single Streptomyces spongiicola genomic window:
- a CDS encoding IS5 family transposase produces the protein MSMRKPYPSDLTDEQWQLVEPVITAWKARHPSVSGHQGKYAMREIVNAILYQNRTGCQWEFLPHDMPPPGAVKYYFYLWRDEGTDQDIHDLLRWQLREKRKRLADPSLVVLDTQSIHAAVGVPATTTGKDAAKRVPGRKRCLAVDVLGLVVDCVVLPASAHENTAGIALLDGVAGQCDTVKKALVDQGFKKKVVDHGKNVGIDVEIVERNPADQGFVPQAKRWIVEQTNGILMFYRRLVRDYEHRPASSRSRVFWAMTSVMARRLTDATLPSWRTA, from the coding sequence ATGAGCATGCGCAAGCCGTACCCGAGCGATCTCACCGACGAGCAGTGGCAGCTCGTCGAACCCGTGATCACGGCATGGAAGGCCCGGCATCCGTCGGTCAGCGGCCATCAGGGGAAGTACGCGATGCGGGAGATCGTGAACGCGATCCTGTACCAGAACCGCACCGGCTGTCAGTGGGAGTTCCTGCCCCATGACATGCCCCCGCCCGGAGCGGTGAAGTACTACTTCTACCTCTGGCGCGACGAGGGCACCGACCAGGACATTCACGACCTGCTGCGCTGGCAGCTGCGGGAGAAGCGGAAGCGATTAGCCGACCCGAGCCTGGTGGTCCTGGACACGCAGAGCATCCACGCCGCCGTCGGCGTCCCCGCCACGACGACCGGCAAGGATGCCGCGAAAAGGGTGCCGGGCAGGAAGAGATGCCTGGCCGTCGACGTATTGGGCCTCGTCGTGGACTGCGTCGTCCTGCCCGCCTCCGCGCACGAGAACACCGCCGGCATCGCCCTGCTGGACGGTGTCGCCGGGCAGTGCGACACCGTGAAGAAGGCCCTGGTCGACCAGGGCTTCAAGAAGAAGGTGGTCGACCACGGCAAGAACGTGGGCATCGACGTCGAGATCGTCGAGCGCAACCCGGCCGACCAGGGCTTCGTTCCGCAGGCCAAGCGGTGGATCGTGGAGCAGACGAACGGGATCCTGATGTTCTACCGCCGACTCGTACGCGACTACGAACACCGCCCTGCCTCCTCCCGCTCCCGCGTCTTCTGGGCGATGACCTCCGTCATGGCCCGCCGCCTCACCGATGCCACCCTCCCCTCCTGGAGGACCGCATGA
- a CDS encoding phage distal tail protein, protein MPELAEWQIEVAGVVLGPGTDIPIGDVEGLGVPELRTQDVDNPAGDGAFPGVDLYGPRTVRIEAGIRTPGDPARALDLLARLHRAADDPAVRTGPGAQTVMRLRWPGRTTRRLYGRLRRVEAASASSTLHGWIPLDIEFAALDPRFHADDASALTLALSADGLGGLRAPLVAPLTTGVAIPDERRGRVHNDGDLPAWPSLRITGPCTNPRIRHVESGRVIELSVALKSGERIDIETRPGTRWVLRDGTGNLAPALSAASRLDTFTIPPGSSELWWTARDYTGATRLTVTWRAAYAAL, encoded by the coding sequence ATGCCCGAACTCGCCGAGTGGCAGATCGAGGTCGCCGGTGTCGTCCTCGGTCCTGGAACCGACATCCCAATCGGAGATGTCGAGGGGCTGGGCGTCCCCGAACTTCGTACACAGGATGTGGACAACCCTGCCGGGGATGGCGCCTTCCCCGGCGTCGACCTGTACGGGCCGCGTACGGTCCGCATCGAGGCCGGCATCCGTACGCCGGGCGACCCGGCTCGCGCCCTCGACCTGCTCGCCCGCCTCCACCGCGCCGCCGACGACCCGGCGGTCCGTACGGGCCCCGGAGCGCAGACGGTAATGCGGCTGCGCTGGCCGGGCCGGACGACGCGCCGCCTGTACGGGCGGCTGCGCCGTGTGGAGGCCGCCAGCGCGTCAAGCACGCTGCACGGCTGGATCCCCCTGGACATCGAGTTCGCCGCGCTCGACCCGCGCTTCCACGCGGACGACGCCTCCGCGCTGACGCTGGCCCTGTCCGCCGATGGCCTGGGTGGGCTCCGCGCGCCGCTGGTCGCCCCACTGACGACCGGCGTGGCGATCCCCGACGAGCGGCGCGGCCGGGTCCACAACGACGGCGACCTGCCGGCCTGGCCGTCTCTGCGGATCACGGGCCCGTGCACCAACCCCCGTATCCGGCATGTGGAGTCCGGCCGGGTGATCGAGCTGTCCGTGGCGCTGAAGAGCGGTGAGCGCATCGACATCGAGACCCGGCCCGGCACCCGGTGGGTGCTGCGCGACGGCACCGGCAACCTCGCCCCCGCCCTCTCGGCGGCCTCCCGCCTCGACACCTTCACCATCCCGCCCGGCAGCAGCGAGCTGTGGTGGACCGCCCGCGACTACACCGGCGCCACGCGCCTGACCGTGACCTGGCGTGCCGCCTACGCCGCCCTGTGA
- a CDS encoding phage tail tape measure protein, producing the protein MATYNLTVQLTAQANSLISGLRSAADAARDLGRRTRDLDRRLAALDTSSRRTARQVDLLGARAQATASRLGTLGARGGQTGDRLRRAGSDAGALERSLKGAGRQAGALSRLLAGGALFLGTGQLVEEGNRYQRQMNTFQAVTGATAGQMQRAAWMANQLGNDLTLPTTTAADAAEAMVELAKAGFRTDQAISATRASLQLASAAGVNAADSARYLGDIMDQFGLGADQAARASDILAATANNASGGIIDIYYAMRYAGPVAAGLGVSMEDAASAVGMLGKAGILGQTAGTALRGMMANLAAPTKDMRRGLKALGIEAWDTQGRFKGLRYVIEELSRAQHEMSQQDFTAAVKRAMGKPAMSGAIALAHQGTESFDALNLAVRETGAAAQITAARGQGLAGAMTLLRKQTRQTGLALYDAMAPGLEYVTRLMTQGLSSATPYLVTAIEYGRDLATLYGPELKQRARQGLGGLIDEAEQLLGPLKEIGEDALASGLNLLINAGRALGDVLDNLARGAEPIADALGSLADDSGGAANALDILVTAANLALSAVAGLSAVLVPVGQVVGTLVRAFAALPGPVQSAIAAMFLARRVAPMLGTLASTVGGRLTSSWQSFNGQMRLQQSLAAMSGASIGRLGAAFGVLQARIPIVGQMGAAFRSAQGPAAGFTGTLTGMARAAGVGLRGAMSGLVGFMGGPWGVALVGVTLGLGLLASHQEKAARAAAEHEQRVSTLTDALRESGGVIDDNVRRAAAQTLLDTKVREGKDKLIDVMERAGVSMSRLTDVYLGQGQSLESLQAELNATAETNVKWLATQGGAAKAYTDTGLKAAQAADALAEVKGEMAESIKNAKRLADASSDTKGGVSAYDRLKTSVGALADKTADADTRTRALKDALDLLSGGSISLQAAEARVNSAILNVNEALDDGIDKADGFGKADGFGKALLNNNGTLNTTTRNGQQLYQSLTSLSDAAAEATVSAYALAQQNGASLPESLAAAREQMDKARTAAVKAAQGYGLTREQAEAVADSLGLLPSKVSLLLETEGMDSTLADLLAVQAEFDRLPKATTIRVDSLSEDAQKKLKDLGFTVKTVPGTREIKITAPTKGARGTLKALIDQLGTVPGSKNVKVSAATQEALASLQAMRDKLRTTPNAKTVTISAPTAAARQELEDLGFKIRTLPDGKAEVMVPTQPPLTSVGTIQGAINSIYGRNVGVGVFLKATSWDQDANGIPDSIQARADGAVVDYFANGGVRRENHVAQIAPAGSWRVWAEPETQGEAYVPLAASKRPRSKAIVEEVVRRFGGDVTWYAAGGLSGWSYAPSGGGSELVSVSSIRSDSMRTVKRKGKEVEVFDLSRFEKNLDKAVRRTERWRKDLRTVARRAGQDVADALDAMGEDGIELTHKMATGSSKYLKEMASDLQRLGLVAKATLGDFTAQLRQAVKDQSAFEQNLAKLAALGYGDLAVRLAEQGDEAAEKLAAEAVKNPKRARQANDVARAAARTLAAEGLTDLLTIISAIRTSTTGIHKVADRTGLEEDRIIEVANRAQSRIRSALGARATRFLSDLAKANKGLAYANGGIWEPGVYSSPTALIKFAEASTGGEAFIPLAPAKRAAATAVLTDVAQRFGLQLAPAEPTSVPVSTVDARPPGTVQVVVVRERQPLIGTMPVSVTSAQATPQQIGAEVMRRLRNAQRGGRL; encoded by the coding sequence ATGGCGACGTACAACCTCACCGTACAGCTGACAGCGCAGGCCAACAGCCTGATCTCCGGCCTACGTTCGGCCGCCGACGCCGCCCGCGACCTGGGCCGTCGCACCCGCGACCTCGACCGCCGCCTCGCCGCCCTCGACACGTCCAGCCGACGTACCGCCCGGCAGGTCGACCTCCTCGGCGCGCGTGCCCAGGCCACCGCCTCCCGCCTCGGCACCCTCGGCGCCCGGGGTGGCCAGACGGGCGACCGCCTGCGCCGCGCGGGCAGCGACGCCGGCGCTCTGGAGCGCTCCCTCAAGGGCGCGGGCCGACAGGCGGGCGCGCTCAGCCGCCTCCTCGCCGGAGGGGCGCTCTTCCTCGGCACAGGCCAGCTCGTCGAGGAGGGCAACCGCTACCAGCGGCAGATGAACACCTTCCAAGCGGTGACCGGCGCCACCGCCGGGCAGATGCAGCGCGCCGCCTGGATGGCCAACCAACTCGGCAACGACCTCACCCTGCCGACCACCACTGCGGCCGATGCCGCCGAGGCGATGGTCGAGCTGGCGAAGGCGGGCTTCCGTACCGACCAGGCCATCTCCGCAACCCGCGCCTCGCTCCAGCTCGCCTCCGCCGCCGGGGTCAACGCCGCCGACTCGGCCCGCTACCTCGGCGACATCATGGACCAGTTCGGTCTCGGCGCCGACCAGGCCGCCCGCGCCTCCGACATTCTGGCTGCCACCGCGAACAACGCCTCCGGCGGCATCATCGACATCTACTACGCCATGCGGTATGCCGGTCCGGTCGCCGCCGGCCTCGGCGTGAGCATGGAGGACGCCGCCTCCGCCGTCGGCATGCTCGGCAAGGCCGGCATCCTCGGCCAGACCGCTGGCACCGCGCTGCGCGGCATGATGGCCAACCTCGCCGCGCCCACGAAGGACATGCGCAGGGGTTTGAAGGCCCTCGGCATCGAGGCGTGGGACACGCAGGGCCGGTTCAAGGGACTGCGGTACGTCATCGAGGAGCTGAGCCGCGCCCAGCACGAGATGTCGCAGCAGGACTTCACCGCCGCGGTGAAGAGGGCGATGGGCAAGCCCGCCATGTCCGGCGCCATCGCGCTCGCCCACCAGGGCACCGAGTCCTTCGACGCGCTCAACCTCGCCGTACGCGAGACGGGCGCGGCCGCGCAGATCACCGCCGCCCGCGGCCAGGGCCTGGCGGGCGCGATGACGCTGCTGCGGAAGCAGACGCGGCAGACCGGCCTCGCGCTGTACGACGCGATGGCACCGGGCCTGGAGTACGTGACCCGGCTCATGACGCAGGGCCTGTCATCCGCGACGCCGTACCTCGTCACCGCCATCGAGTACGGGCGCGACCTGGCGACCCTCTACGGCCCCGAGCTCAAGCAGCGGGCCCGCCAGGGCCTCGGTGGCCTGATCGACGAGGCGGAGCAGCTCCTCGGCCCGCTGAAGGAGATCGGTGAGGACGCTCTCGCGTCCGGGCTGAACCTGCTGATCAATGCGGGCCGCGCGCTCGGGGACGTACTGGACAACCTCGCCCGGGGCGCGGAGCCCATCGCGGACGCCCTCGGGTCGCTCGCGGACGACTCCGGGGGCGCGGCGAACGCCCTGGACATCCTCGTCACCGCCGCGAACCTCGCCTTGTCCGCCGTGGCCGGCCTGTCGGCCGTACTGGTGCCGGTGGGGCAGGTCGTCGGAACTCTGGTGCGCGCGTTCGCCGCGCTGCCCGGGCCGGTGCAGAGCGCGATCGCGGCGATGTTCCTGGCCAGGCGGGTCGCGCCCATGCTGGGCACGCTCGCCTCGACCGTGGGCGGGCGGCTCACCAGCTCGTGGCAGAGCTTCAACGGGCAGATGCGGCTCCAGCAGAGCCTCGCCGCCATGAGCGGCGCGAGTATCGGCAGGCTCGGCGCGGCCTTCGGGGTCCTCCAGGCCCGCATCCCGATCGTCGGCCAGATGGGCGCCGCTTTTCGCAGCGCCCAGGGCCCGGCAGCCGGGTTCACCGGCACGCTCACCGGCATGGCCCGCGCGGCCGGTGTCGGGCTGCGGGGTGCGATGTCCGGGCTGGTCGGGTTCATGGGCGGGCCATGGGGCGTGGCGCTGGTCGGCGTCACCCTCGGGCTCGGGCTCCTCGCCTCGCACCAGGAGAAGGCCGCCCGCGCGGCCGCCGAGCACGAGCAGCGGGTGAGCACGCTGACCGACGCGTTGCGTGAGTCCGGCGGCGTCATCGACGACAACGTACGCCGGGCCGCAGCCCAGACGCTGCTGGACACCAAGGTCCGCGAAGGCAAGGACAAGCTCATCGACGTCATGGAACGTGCCGGCGTCTCCATGAGCCGGCTCACCGACGTCTACCTCGGCCAAGGTCAATCGCTGGAAAGCCTCCAAGCGGAGCTGAACGCGACGGCCGAGACGAACGTCAAGTGGCTCGCGACACAGGGCGGCGCCGCCAAGGCGTACACCGACACCGGGCTCAAGGCCGCGCAGGCCGCTGACGCGCTCGCCGAGGTCAAGGGCGAGATGGCGGAGAGCATCAAGAACGCCAAGCGCCTCGCCGACGCCAGCAGCGACACAAAGGGCGGTGTGAGCGCGTACGACCGGCTCAAGACCTCCGTCGGCGCGCTCGCCGACAAGACAGCGGACGCCGACACCCGCACCCGCGCGCTCAAGGACGCCCTCGATCTGCTCTCCGGCGGCAGCATCTCCCTCCAGGCCGCCGAGGCGCGCGTCAACAGCGCCATCCTCAACGTGAACGAGGCCCTGGACGACGGAATCGACAAGGCCGACGGCTTCGGCAAGGCCGACGGCTTCGGCAAGGCCCTGCTGAACAACAACGGCACGCTGAACACCACGACCCGCAACGGCCAGCAGCTCTACCAGTCCCTCACGTCCCTGAGCGACGCCGCCGCCGAAGCCACCGTCTCGGCGTACGCCCTCGCCCAGCAGAACGGCGCGTCGCTGCCCGAGTCGCTGGCCGCCGCCCGCGAGCAGATGGACAAGGCGCGCACGGCCGCGGTCAAGGCCGCCCAGGGATACGGGCTGACGCGTGAGCAGGCGGAAGCGGTCGCGGACAGCCTCGGCCTGCTGCCGTCGAAGGTGTCGCTGCTGTTGGAGACCGAGGGCATGGACTCCACGCTCGCGGATCTCCTGGCCGTGCAGGCCGAGTTCGACCGGCTGCCGAAGGCGACCACGATCCGCGTGGACTCGCTCAGCGAGGACGCCCAGAAGAAGCTGAAGGACCTCGGCTTCACCGTGAAGACCGTCCCCGGCACCCGGGAAATCAAGATCACGGCTCCCACGAAGGGCGCCCGCGGCACCCTGAAGGCGCTCATCGACCAGCTCGGTACGGTCCCCGGCAGCAAGAACGTCAAGGTCAGCGCCGCCACACAGGAGGCTCTCGCATCCCTGCAGGCGATGCGGGACAAGCTGCGCACCACGCCCAACGCGAAGACGGTCACGATCAGCGCGCCCACCGCCGCCGCACGTCAGGAGCTGGAGGACCTCGGCTTCAAGATCCGCACCCTGCCGGACGGCAAGGCCGAAGTCATGGTGCCGACGCAGCCGCCCCTCACCTCGGTCGGCACGATTCAGGGTGCGATCAACAGCATCTACGGACGGAACGTCGGCGTCGGCGTTTTCCTCAAGGCCACCTCGTGGGACCAGGACGCCAACGGCATCCCCGACTCCATCCAGGCCCGCGCCGACGGCGCCGTCGTCGACTACTTCGCGAACGGAGGGGTGCGCCGCGAGAACCACGTCGCGCAGATCGCCCCGGCCGGCTCCTGGCGGGTGTGGGCCGAGCCGGAGACCCAGGGCGAGGCGTACGTACCGCTCGCCGCGAGCAAGCGCCCCCGCAGCAAGGCGATCGTCGAGGAGGTCGTCCGGCGCTTCGGCGGCGACGTCACCTGGTACGCGGCCGGCGGCCTGTCCGGCTGGTCCTACGCCCCCTCCGGCGGCGGGAGCGAGCTCGTGTCGGTGTCGTCGATCCGGTCGGACTCCATGCGCACCGTGAAGCGGAAGGGCAAGGAGGTCGAGGTCTTCGACCTGTCGAGGTTCGAGAAGAACCTCGACAAGGCGGTGCGACGGACCGAGCGGTGGCGCAAGGACCTGCGCACCGTCGCCCGGCGCGCTGGCCAGGACGTGGCCGACGCGCTCGACGCCATGGGCGAGGACGGCATCGAGCTGACCCACAAGATGGCCACCGGCTCGTCGAAGTACCTCAAGGAGATGGCCTCCGACCTCCAGCGGCTGGGCCTGGTCGCGAAGGCGACCCTCGGCGACTTCACCGCCCAGCTCCGCCAGGCCGTGAAGGACCAGAGCGCCTTCGAGCAGAACCTGGCCAAGCTCGCCGCCCTCGGCTACGGCGACCTCGCCGTGCGACTCGCCGAACAAGGCGACGAGGCAGCGGAGAAGCTGGCCGCCGAGGCCGTGAAGAACCCGAAGAGGGCGCGGCAGGCCAACGACGTGGCGAGGGCGGCCGCCAGGACCCTCGCGGCCGAGGGCCTCACCGACCTGCTGACCATCATCAGCGCGATCAGGACGAGCACCACCGGCATCCACAAGGTCGCCGACAGGACCGGCCTGGAGGAGGACCGGATCATCGAGGTCGCCAACCGCGCCCAGTCCCGCATCAGGTCCGCCCTCGGCGCCCGCGCGACCAGGTTCCTCTCCGACCTCGCGAAGGCCAACAAGGGCCTGGCGTACGCGAACGGCGGCATCTGGGAGCCCGGCGTCTACTCCTCGCCCACCGCACTGATCAAGTTCGCGGAGGCGAGCACGGGCGGCGAGGCGTTCATCCCGCTCGCGCCGGCCAAGCGCGCGGCGGCCACGGCCGTACTCACCGACGTCGCCCAGCGCTTCGGGCTCCAGCTCGCCCCGGCCGAACCAACCTCCGTGCCCGTAAGCACAGTCGACGCCCGCCCGCCCGGAACCGTCCAGGTCGTCGTCGTACGCGAGCGGCAGCCGCTGATCGGCACCATGCCGGTCAGCGTCACCTCGGCGCAGGCCACTCCACAGCAGATCGGCGCCGAGGTCATGCGCCGCCTCCGCAACGCCCAGAGAGGAGGCCGACTGTGA
- a CDS encoding holin: protein MATSSRTPKLLADIGERAVLTYIEAFLGLLLASGTTNVVTLSALESAAIAAIPAGLAVLKGAVGSLLGRPRTASWLPARSDPATPTTNN from the coding sequence ATGGCCACTTCCAGCCGCACCCCCAAGCTCCTCGCCGACATCGGCGAGCGCGCCGTCCTCACGTATATCGAGGCGTTCCTCGGCCTCCTCCTCGCGTCCGGCACGACCAACGTGGTCACCCTGTCGGCGCTCGAGTCAGCGGCCATCGCCGCGATCCCCGCGGGCCTCGCCGTGCTCAAGGGCGCCGTCGGTTCCCTCCTCGGCCGCCCCCGCACGGCCTCGTGGCTCCCCGCGAGGTCCGACCCCGCCACCCCCACCACCAACAACTGA
- a CDS encoding peptidoglycan-binding protein translates to MAQPLSADQFLAVLRKSGVRVVEHGSWRTHNRNHKGAWGPVHGVMIHHTGPYSTEAGMVELCRTGYTSLPGPLCHGVIDRSGTVHLVGYGRTNHAGAGDDDVLRAVIAEKPLPPDNEANTDGNARFYGFECINTGGGQTWPPAQLDALHKVSAALCRAHGWTAPSVIAHKEWQPGKPDPAGIAMDEFRGAVADLLDGKPTSPKPADDRPTYAPFPGPAYFRTGRCSALITAMGKRLVAEGCSRYAKGPGPRWTDADRRSYAAWQRKLGFSGDDADGIPGPTSWAKLRVPKP, encoded by the coding sequence GTGGCCCAGCCACTCTCCGCAGACCAGTTCCTCGCCGTCCTGAGGAAGTCCGGCGTCCGCGTCGTCGAGCACGGCAGCTGGCGCACCCACAACCGCAACCATAAGGGCGCCTGGGGCCCAGTCCATGGCGTCATGATCCACCACACCGGTCCGTACTCCACCGAGGCCGGCATGGTGGAGCTCTGCCGCACCGGGTACACCTCGCTCCCCGGTCCCCTGTGCCACGGAGTGATCGACCGCTCCGGCACCGTGCACCTCGTCGGCTACGGCCGTACCAACCACGCCGGGGCCGGCGACGACGACGTCCTGAGGGCTGTCATCGCCGAGAAGCCCCTGCCGCCGGACAACGAGGCCAACACCGACGGCAACGCGCGCTTCTACGGCTTCGAGTGCATCAACACCGGCGGCGGTCAGACGTGGCCGCCGGCCCAGCTCGATGCCCTGCACAAGGTCAGCGCCGCCCTGTGCCGGGCCCACGGCTGGACCGCGCCCTCGGTCATCGCCCACAAGGAGTGGCAGCCCGGCAAGCCGGACCCCGCCGGCATCGCGATGGACGAGTTCCGCGGCGCCGTCGCCGACCTCCTCGACGGCAAGCCGACGAGCCCGAAGCCCGCGGACGACAGGCCGACGTACGCCCCGTTCCCCGGCCCTGCCTACTTCCGCACCGGCCGGTGCTCCGCCCTGATCACGGCGATGGGCAAGCGGCTCGTGGCCGAGGGGTGCAGCAGGTACGCCAAGGGCCCCGGCCCGCGCTGGACCGACGCCGACCGCCGCTCGTACGCCGCGTGGCAGCGCAAGCTCGGCTTCTCCGGCGACGACGCCGACGGCATCCCGGGCCCTACCAGCTGGGCCAAGCTCCGAGTCCCCAAGCCCTGA
- a CDS encoding recombinase RecT, with amino-acid sequence MADTPVTWLAIREDQKAFEDQQLRALRAAFPDLVEASPAQLGIFFHYCKASGLDPFGRQIYMIKRKSRGEIRWTIQTGIDGYRLIARRAADRAGQSIAYEDFVWYDADGGEHTVWLRDEPPAACKAVIWRGDARFPAVAHWREYAPKVWDYEAQEYKLGGLWPQMPASQLGKVAEALALRRACPADLSGLHVDEEMHAADAAESRERVQAAATRLRTGSAEQPEQSQRAGEESSSGDVVEGEVVVDDDNGEAASDTASTPGSETSRPVDPRAELDKARGEVQQLASRLGMGFDAVNERCFDDFGVSYQDANSEQLRVLLDVLRPDGGAGDNASSQDGPEAEAPATRRRAPAKKAAPRKAAAKKATARNSTAKKTTAGRSSRSKAAADSAQ; translated from the coding sequence GTGGCCGACACTCCGGTCACCTGGCTCGCGATTCGCGAAGACCAGAAGGCGTTCGAGGACCAGCAGTTGCGCGCGCTGCGCGCGGCGTTCCCGGATCTGGTGGAGGCCAGTCCGGCGCAGCTGGGGATCTTCTTCCATTACTGCAAGGCGTCCGGGCTCGACCCGTTCGGCCGGCAGATCTACATGATCAAGCGCAAGTCGCGCGGCGAGATCCGCTGGACCATCCAGACCGGTATCGACGGCTACCGGCTGATCGCCCGCCGGGCCGCCGACCGGGCCGGGCAGTCCATCGCGTACGAGGACTTCGTCTGGTACGACGCCGACGGCGGCGAGCACACGGTGTGGCTGCGCGACGAGCCCCCGGCCGCGTGCAAGGCCGTCATCTGGCGCGGGGACGCCCGCTTCCCCGCCGTCGCGCACTGGCGGGAGTACGCGCCGAAGGTGTGGGACTACGAGGCCCAGGAGTACAAGCTCGGCGGGCTGTGGCCGCAGATGCCGGCCAGCCAGCTGGGCAAGGTCGCGGAGGCGCTCGCCCTGCGCCGGGCCTGCCCCGCGGACCTGTCCGGCCTCCACGTGGACGAGGAGATGCACGCGGCCGACGCGGCGGAGTCCCGCGAGCGAGTCCAGGCCGCCGCCACACGGCTGAGGACCGGAAGCGCTGAACAACCGGAGCAGTCTCAGCGGGCAGGCGAGGAGTCCTCGTCCGGCGATGTGGTCGAGGGTGAGGTCGTCGTGGACGACGACAACGGCGAAGCGGCATCGGACACCGCGTCGACACCGGGGAGCGAGACATCGCGACCGGTCGACCCTCGTGCCGAACTGGACAAGGCACGCGGCGAGGTTCAACAGCTGGCCAGCCGACTCGGCATGGGCTTCGACGCCGTCAACGAGCGGTGCTTCGACGACTTCGGCGTCTCCTACCAGGACGCCAACTCCGAGCAGCTGCGTGTCCTCCTCGACGTGCTGCGGCCGGATGGTGGGGCCGGTGACAACGCCTCCTCGCAGGACGGTCCCGAGGCCGAGGCCCCTGCCACGCGCCGCCGCGCCCCGGCCAAGAAGGCGGCACCGAGAAAGGCCGCCGCGAAGAAGGCGACGGCGCGGAATAGCACCGCCAAGAAGACCACGGCCGGCAGGTCCTCCCGGAGCAAGGCCGCCGCCGACTCGGCTCAGTAG
- a CDS encoding MBT domain-containing protein, which produces MPTYRYRTWHALTGKPLAADLPLSEVELGLSLNAAGDFSGRLSPRLAHLLLTQLDPGNTLLTVERDDALLWGGLVWRAEPEGPTYPIEAAGWGSYPHRRHDVHGNLNGRGPYVNADPCQVIRDTWAYAQSQPDGNLGVTVDPVTSRAKAGTPAEPYRTDWWEAPVLGSVIDDMTQIEGGPEWTEATDWSTDRPVGRIRLGWPRLGTRRTDISFASGVNVAATVPVTYDADSYAQVVIALGAGEGRGRRRAIDAIRNGRLRLEHVLEVPAEKGNDRLAARARTERTARQILGEITEIELIDHPAAPVGSWQIGDDVRVTLHDQWTDYDGWCRVTGWTLRPPQGDDPERITITLARADRFTYGS; this is translated from the coding sequence GTGCCCACGTACCGCTACCGCACCTGGCACGCCCTGACCGGCAAGCCGCTGGCCGCCGATCTCCCGCTCTCCGAGGTCGAGCTCGGCCTGTCCCTCAACGCGGCGGGTGACTTCTCCGGCCGGCTCTCTCCCCGTCTCGCCCACCTGCTGCTGACGCAGCTGGATCCCGGCAACACGCTGCTCACCGTCGAACGGGACGACGCGCTGCTGTGGGGCGGGCTCGTCTGGCGCGCGGAACCCGAAGGCCCCACGTACCCGATCGAGGCCGCGGGCTGGGGCAGTTACCCGCACCGCCGCCACGACGTGCACGGCAACCTGAACGGGCGCGGCCCGTACGTCAACGCCGACCCGTGCCAGGTCATCCGCGACACCTGGGCATACGCCCAGTCCCAGCCCGACGGGAACCTCGGCGTCACCGTGGACCCGGTCACCAGCCGGGCCAAGGCCGGCACCCCGGCCGAGCCGTACCGAACGGACTGGTGGGAGGCGCCGGTCCTCGGCTCCGTCATCGACGACATGACACAGATCGAGGGCGGCCCGGAGTGGACCGAAGCCACCGACTGGTCCACCGACCGGCCCGTGGGTCGGATCCGGCTCGGCTGGCCCCGCCTGGGCACCCGCCGCACCGACATCAGCTTCGCCAGCGGCGTCAACGTGGCCGCCACCGTACCCGTGACGTACGACGCCGACTCCTACGCCCAGGTCGTCATCGCCCTCGGCGCCGGCGAGGGCCGGGGCCGCCGCCGCGCCATCGACGCCATCCGCAACGGACGCCTCCGCCTGGAGCACGTCCTGGAGGTTCCCGCGGAGAAGGGCAACGACCGGCTCGCCGCCCGCGCCCGCACCGAACGCACCGCCCGCCAGATCCTCGGCGAGATCACCGAGATCGAGCTCATCGACCACCCGGCGGCCCCGGTCGGCTCCTGGCAGATCGGCGACGACGTCCGCGTCACCCTCCACGACCAGTGGACCGACTACGACGGCTGGTGCCGCGTCACCGGCTGGACCTTGCGCCCACCGCAGGGCGACGACCCCGAGCGCATCACCATCACCCTCGCCCGCGCCGACCGTTTCACCTACGGGAGCTGA